A single window of Candidatus Omnitrophota bacterium DNA harbors:
- the ftsH gene encoding ATP-dependent zinc metalloprotease FtsH, translating to MANGNKKKKKNNQTFFIIQRLVMALLFVVILMYVFREPMNLQQQSEEISLSDFTKLLVAKRVATAVKKDYSITGKLVGEKPYKVFVPDFYPELNTLLTQNTDFKVSVNNAFLANFFWTFVPVLLLIGFWLYLSRNAQAAGGRIWSFGKSRARQFAGGAVKITFQDVAGVDEAKEELQEVIEFLKDPRKFTRLGGKIPKGVLLIGPPGTGKTLLAKAVAGEADVPFFSISGSDFVEMFVGVGASRVRDLFEEAKRAAKLGGKGCIIFVDEIDAVGRQRFAGVGGGNDEREQTLNALLVEMDGFGTQEGVIVIAATNRPDVLDSALLRPGRFDRVIYVTEPDIIGREAILKVHAKNVKLAPEVDLKLVAQRTVGFSGADLANLVNEAALLASRRNKDAVTMEELGESIERVIAGPARKSRVMSAHEKEITAYHESGHALLSLLIAKAEPLHKVTILPRGMAGGYTLTAPTEDRYYKSKNELLAEITVSLGGRASEEILFNDVTTGARSDIKVATKIARRMVTEFGMSDKLGNLTLGYRPDQIFLGRDIYEEKNYSDQTALIIDEEVKRIVDECYIRARQTLIDNKDKLTSLAMKLLDKEVLDVKEVKELLGL from the coding sequence ATGGCAAACGGAAATAAGAAGAAAAAAAAGAACAATCAAACCTTTTTTATAATACAACGGCTGGTTATGGCTTTGCTGTTCGTTGTGATTTTGATGTATGTCTTCCGCGAGCCGATGAACCTGCAGCAGCAGTCCGAGGAGATAAGCCTCTCCGACTTCACCAAATTACTCGTCGCCAAAAGAGTCGCGACCGCCGTAAAGAAAGACTATTCCATCACCGGGAAACTTGTCGGCGAAAAACCCTATAAAGTCTTCGTCCCGGATTTCTATCCCGAACTCAATACTCTCTTGACGCAGAATACCGATTTTAAGGTAAGCGTAAACAACGCGTTCTTGGCGAATTTCTTCTGGACCTTCGTGCCTGTCCTGCTGCTCATAGGGTTCTGGCTATACCTTTCCAGGAACGCTCAGGCGGCCGGCGGCAGGATATGGTCCTTTGGAAAGAGCCGCGCGCGCCAGTTCGCCGGCGGGGCGGTGAAGATCACGTTCCAGGATGTCGCGGGCGTAGATGAGGCGAAGGAAGAGCTCCAGGAGGTAATAGAATTTTTGAAGGACCCGCGCAAATTCACTCGCCTCGGCGGAAAGATACCGAAGGGCGTCTTGCTTATCGGCCCGCCGGGAACAGGGAAGACGCTCCTCGCCAAGGCGGTCGCAGGCGAGGCTGATGTCCCGTTCTTCTCCATAAGCGGATCGGATTTTGTCGAGATGTTCGTCGGAGTCGGCGCATCGAGGGTGCGCGACCTCTTTGAGGAGGCGAAACGCGCCGCGAAGTTAGGCGGCAAGGGCTGCATAATTTTCGTCGATGAGATCGACGCGGTCGGAAGACAGCGGTTCGCCGGCGTCGGCGGCGGCAACGACGAGCGCGAACAGACGCTGAACGCCCTTCTCGTCGAGATGGACGGTTTCGGCACCCAGGAAGGCGTCATAGTCATCGCCGCGACCAACAGGCCGGATGTCCTTGACAGCGCTCTCCTGCGTCCGGGTAGGTTCGACAGGGTAATTTACGTTACAGAGCCCGACATCATAGGAAGAGAGGCGATACTGAAAGTCCACGCGAAGAACGTGAAACTGGCGCCCGAAGTAGACCTGAAACTTGTGGCCCAGAGGACCGTCGGATTTTCAGGCGCAGACCTGGCCAATCTCGTAAATGAGGCGGCATTACTCGCTTCACGCAGGAATAAAGATGCCGTTACGATGGAGGAGTTGGGTGAATCGATAGAGAGGGTCATTGCCGGGCCGGCGAGAAAGAGCCGCGTAATGTCGGCGCACGAGAAGGAGATAACCGCCTACCACGAATCCGGGCATGCCCTGCTTTCGCTCTTGATCGCGAAGGCCGAGCCGCTGCATAAGGTAACCATACTTCCGAGGGGCATGGCAGGCGGGTATACGCTAACCGCCCCGACCGAAGACAGATATTATAAATCCAAGAATGAGCTCTTAGCCGAGATAACCGTGTCATTAGGCGGCCGCGCGTCCGAAGAAATTTTGTTCAACGATGTGACTACGGGCGCCAGAAGCGATATCAAAGTTGCGACCAAAATAGCGAGGCGCATGGTGACTGAATTCGGGATGAGCGACAAGCTTGGAAATCTTACTCTCGGGTATAGGCCGGACCAGATATTCCTGGGAAGGGACATCTATGAGGAAAAAAATTACAGCGACCAGACCGCATTGATCATAGACGAGGAAGTGAAGCGTATCGTTGATGAATGCTACATCCGCGCTAGACAGACGCTCATTGATAACAAGGACAAGTTGACCTCGCTGGCTATGAAGCTGTTGGATAAAGAGGTCCTCGACGTCAAGGAAGTAAAAGAACTCCTGGGGCTTTAA
- the folP gene encoding dihydropteroate synthase → MDLRVIEIKALEEAAEELAALNVHKGGVAIMAPKAVTRIIKIGGIDSVALNILKQEMLSAGGDCAVSWDAFIRRNKDSEGILIGTIAQISEVCEKLEKQPFGLSALAQKIRALEAGYCRKDIVLRAGRYKLNLGKRAHIMGVLNVTPDSFSDGGMFFDREYAVGRGLKMESDGADIIDIGGESTRPGAKPVPAREECRRIIPVVKALVKRLRTPVSVDTSKSEVAEAALDAGAAMINDVTGLRRDRRIAKLAGRYKAALVLMHMKGSPRTMQKDPRYKDLMSEIADSLRKSAAVAAEAGVSGDRIVVDPGIGFGKTLEHNLKILNKLGELRSLGYPVMVGPSRKAFIGKVSGAGTGGKVPPERGRAFGTAAAVALAINAGADIVRVHDVKEMRQVAQITEAILNV, encoded by the coding sequence ATGGACCTCCGCGTCATCGAGATAAAAGCCTTGGAGGAAGCGGCGGAGGAACTTGCCGCGCTCAATGTCCATAAGGGCGGCGTCGCGATAATGGCGCCCAAAGCGGTCACGAGGATAATAAAGATCGGCGGGATCGATTCCGTGGCGCTGAATATCCTCAAACAGGAGATGCTCTCGGCCGGAGGCGACTGCGCCGTCTCGTGGGACGCCTTCATAAGAAGGAACAAGGATTCCGAAGGTATACTGATCGGCACTATAGCGCAGATAAGCGAGGTCTGCGAGAAACTTGAAAAGCAGCCTTTCGGGCTTTCCGCGCTGGCGCAAAAGATACGGGCGCTTGAGGCGGGTTATTGCAGGAAAGATATTGTGCTGCGCGCCGGCAGATATAAGTTGAACCTGGGAAAGCGCGCGCATATAATGGGCGTATTGAATGTAACGCCCGATTCGTTCTCTGACGGCGGGATGTTTTTTGACAGGGAATACGCGGTCGGCCGCGGACTTAAGATGGAATCGGACGGCGCCGACATAATAGATATCGGAGGGGAATCGACGCGGCCCGGCGCCAAGCCGGTCCCGGCAAGGGAAGAATGCAGGCGGATCATCCCGGTGGTCAAGGCCCTGGTAAAGCGGCTTCGAACACCTGTTTCGGTCGATACCTCAAAATCTGAAGTCGCGGAAGCGGCGCTGGACGCCGGCGCGGCGATGATAAATGACGTCACCGGATTAAGAAGAGACCGGCGAATAGCAAAACTTGCCGGCAGGTATAAGGCCGCGTTAGTCCTGATGCACATGAAGGGCTCTCCGCGGACGATGCAGAAGGACCCGCGTTATAAAGACCTGATGTCGGAGATAGCGGACAGCCTGCGCAAAAGCGCCGCAGTAGCAGCGGAGGCGGGCGTATCAGGCGACAGGATCGTCGTCGACCCGGGCATAGGCTTCGGCAAGACGCTTGAGCATAACCTGAAAATATTGAATAAACTGGGCGAATTGAGGTCACTCGGTTACCCGGTCATGGTCGGGCCGTCGCGTAAGGCTTTCATCGGGAAGGTATCCGGCGCCGGGACAGGCGGCAAGGTCCCGCCGGAGCGGGGCAGGGCATTCGGTACCGCGGCGGCGGTGGCTTTGGCCATAAATGCCGGCGCGGATATCGTAAGGGTCCATGACGTGAAAGAGATGCGGCAGGTCGCGCAAATAACGGAAGCTATCTTAAATGTTTGA